One segment of bacterium DNA contains the following:
- a CDS encoding fructose-bisphosphate aldolase class I produces the protein MSKSEIKNTIYELLSPGKGLLAADESFKTIKKRLEAVGVESTQESRCAYREMLFGTPGIENYISGVILYDETIRQQDSSGRFLRDVLTGKGIIPGIKVDTGTADMPMLAGEKLTGGLDGLRDRLVEYRDLGARFTKWRAAISIGDGIPTHACIDANAQMLAEYAALVQDVGLVPIVEPEVLMDGGHDIARCEEVTRMVLRSVFAHLLDRRVALDSILLKPNMILPGKDCSRQVSDGEVADRTITLFKEVVPAAVPGIVFLSGGQDAVLATQRLNTIAQTSGLPWKVTFSFARALQGPALDIWRGNASNVAEAQRVFLKRAMCNGAASRGQYSGEMEQIAA, from the coding sequence ATGAGCAAGAGTGAAATCAAGAACACAATTTATGAACTACTCTCGCCGGGTAAGGGACTGCTTGCGGCGGACGAGAGCTTCAAGACCATAAAGAAGCGGCTTGAGGCGGTTGGGGTAGAATCCACGCAGGAGAGCCGGTGCGCATATCGTGAAATGCTCTTTGGCACGCCTGGGATAGAGAACTACATAAGCGGTGTGATTCTCTATGACGAGACTATTCGCCAGCAAGACTCCAGTGGACGATTTTTGCGTGATGTGCTGACCGGCAAGGGAATTATTCCCGGTATAAAAGTCGACACCGGCACAGCGGACATGCCGATGCTTGCCGGTGAGAAACTGACAGGCGGGTTGGACGGTCTGCGAGACCGCCTGGTCGAATATCGCGATCTTGGAGCACGTTTTACCAAGTGGCGTGCCGCCATCAGTATCGGCGACGGAATCCCGACACATGCGTGCATCGACGCCAATGCCCAAATGCTTGCCGAATATGCTGCTCTGGTTCAGGATGTGGGACTTGTGCCGATTGTGGAGCCTGAAGTCTTGATGGACGGCGGGCATGACATTGCACGATGCGAAGAAGTTACCAGAATGGTGCTGCGCAGTGTGTTTGCCCATCTGTTGGATCGCCGGGTGGCATTGGACTCCATTCTTCTGAAACCTAACATGATTCTGCCTGGAAAGGACTGCTCCAGGCAGGTCTCTGACGGCGAAGTCGCTGATAGGACTATAACGCTGTTCAAAGAAGTGGTCCCGGCTGCCGTGCCTGGAATAGTCTTTCTTTCGGGCGGGCAGGATGCAGTGCTTGCAACCCAGCGTCTCAACACCATAGCGCAGACGAGCGGCCTGCCATGGAAAGTCACATTCTCCTTTGCACGGGCCCTCCAAGGACCGGCTCTGGATATCTGGAGAGGAAACGCATCGAATGTCGCAGAGGCTCAGAGAGTGTTCTTAAAGAGAGCCATGTGCAACGGCGCGGCATCTCGCGGCCAATATTCCGGTGAGATGGAGCAGATTGCTGCTTAG
- a CDS encoding class I mannose-6-phosphate isomerase codes for MRKFDYPLLFEPIPVPKVWAGDKLAAIPGRKSIDETTHTGESWDVSTWPTAPDDSSLDTMSKITNGPLAGVPLGDVAQVPVVVKVIDSGQPLSVQCHPHTPDEHKNEMWYIFEANKDAYIYLGFADGVDADEFCSLLREDPQNGKSIMKSLNCRRNLERGTHFSVPAPSVHALGQGLLTFEISERSQVTYRLYDYDRARSRGHLDIDAGCEALTTTVSPQKPLDPKLDVRDVQETNVIAAFSTFCVIKATGDKIEIESAGHQHLLTASGGNCSISGANPQWNIDLRYTFSCLVPPTDKPYTIDTQGSGEVLISPLAG; via the coding sequence GTGAGAAAGTTCGACTATCCACTGCTATTTGAACCCATACCTGTTCCTAAGGTGTGGGCAGGTGATAAACTGGCCGCCATACCGGGACGCAAAAGCATCGATGAGACGACTCATACCGGAGAGTCGTGGGATGTCAGCACATGGCCGACCGCCCCTGACGACAGTTCACTCGATACGATGTCAAAAATCACGAATGGTCCTCTGGCGGGTGTGCCTTTGGGTGATGTGGCGCAGGTTCCGGTAGTCGTCAAAGTGATAGACTCTGGTCAGCCGCTCTCGGTTCAGTGTCATCCCCACACTCCTGACGAGCACAAAAATGAGATGTGGTATATCTTCGAGGCGAACAAGGATGCTTATATCTACCTTGGCTTTGCTGACGGAGTAGATGCCGATGAGTTTTGCAGTTTGCTTCGTGAAGATCCGCAAAACGGCAAAAGTATAATGAAATCCCTGAACTGCCGCCGCAATCTCGAACGCGGTACGCATTTCAGCGTGCCTGCTCCAAGTGTGCATGCTCTGGGACAGGGTCTGCTTACGTTTGAAATAAGTGAGCGGTCGCAGGTGACTTACAGGCTCTATGATTATGACCGTGCCAGAAGCCGCGGTCATCTGGATATAGATGCCGGATGCGAGGCGTTAACAACTACCGTTTCTCCACAAAAACCTCTCGATCCTAAGCTCGATGTCCGGGATGTGCAAGAGACTAATGTAATTGCTGCGTTTTCTACGTTTTGTGTGATCAAAGCAACGGGAGACAAGATCGAGATCGAATCGGCGGGGCATCAGCATCTGTTAACGGCAAGCGGCGGAAACTGCTCAATCAGCGGCGCTAATCCGCAATGGAATATCGACTTGCGTTACACTTTTTCGTGCCTGGTTCCGCCGACCGATAAACCATACACAATCGACACCCAGGGCAGCGGGGAAGTCCTTATAAGCCCGCTTGCCGGTTAG
- the rpe gene encoding ribulose-phosphate 3-epimerase, which produces MKIHPSLLSADFGHLKKALAEVECCADGLHCDVMDGRFVRDITFGPMIIKAISELTSMPLFVHLMIESPEQHIDGFAKAGACEITVHTETCVHLHSTIEQIKDYGLAAGVALNPATPVCMLDNIINNVDVVLVMTVEPGYGGQKFIEMMLPKITAVRNMAKEVQREIDIAVDGGVDPDTARRAVAAGANVLVAGSDIYADKIPPRQACLQLKDAVKDLGGAGL; this is translated from the coding sequence GTGAAAATCCACCCGTCACTATTGTCGGCAGACTTCGGTCACCTTAAGAAGGCTTTAGCAGAAGTGGAATGCTGCGCCGACGGCCTGCACTGCGATGTCATGGACGGCCGGTTCGTGCGGGATATTACGTTTGGCCCAATGATTATAAAAGCGATTAGTGAACTGACGTCCATGCCGCTTTTTGTTCACCTTATGATTGAGTCTCCCGAACAGCATATCGATGGGTTCGCTAAAGCAGGCGCGTGTGAGATTACCGTGCATACGGAGACGTGCGTGCACTTACACAGCACTATAGAGCAAATCAAGGATTATGGGCTTGCCGCGGGAGTCGCGCTCAATCCTGCAACACCTGTTTGCATGTTGGATAATATTATAAACAATGTCGATGTGGTTCTTGTAATGACGGTTGAGCCGGGCTATGGTGGGCAAAAATTCATTGAGATGATGCTTCCGAAGATTACGGCGGTTCGGAACATGGCCAAAGAGGTGCAGCGTGAGATCGATATCGCAGTAGATGGCGGGGTCGACCCGGACACGGCACGAAGAGCAGTAGCTGCAGGTGCAAATGTCCTGGTGGCTGGCTCTGACATCTACGCCGACAAAATACCACCGCGCCAAGCATGTCTGCAGCTCAAAGACGCAGTGAAGGATTTGGGAGGTGCCGGTCTGTGA
- a CDS encoding IS3 family transposase, translating to MLSSMSKRGDPWDNAVAESFFKSLKSELVDWQHYKTRDQERMDIFQYIEVFYNRQRLHSKLGYMSPLQFELAAAAA from the coding sequence ATGCTTTCTTCAATGAGCAAGAGAGGTGATCCGTGGGACAATGCGGTTGCTGAGAGCTTCTTCAAATCACTAAAGTCCGAACTGGTTGATTGGCAGCATTACAAAACTCGTGACCAGGAAAGGATGGATATTTTCCAATACATAGAAGTCTTCTACAACAGGCAGAGGTTGCATTCCAAGTTGGGCTACATGTCACCACTGCAGTTTGAACTTGCTGCGGCAGCTGCATGA
- a CDS encoding DUF4962 domain-containing protein has protein sequence MECKSRILVVLAICILVFWAVYAEAAVIRVKSDGNDNYDGSTWALAKQSINSALGAASSGDEIWVAAGTSYSISTSVPDGVSLYGGFEGTESSRDDRDWATNLTIVTSGSVSATTTSGEIAIDGFKFAGCGSLSFTFTGDVIFSHNILAGNTTPSDETPLITCSGPVLLANNLIYENSCRHGDSFVGIKCLSNQGSPTLTNNTISNNGRECALAVDSSSAAAVLSNNIIRSGCGILGNGYVGLVNNCVYCPCGEYLGFGIYWTPPSTEINANPLFVDSGNDNYHLASSSPCIDAGEDTEVSAGWVDLDNGERKVDISYVSGDDIVDIGAYEFAVIYVKTDGDDEDDGYSWNTAKDTVDGALDIAQSGDEVWVAAGTYDYSIYGVTMPAGVMLLGGFVGTENSRDARDWATNVTSISYFEGISIGSGATVDGFNIYGGISCSGSSTFSHNILSNSGMYGMLPALTCSGDDIVANNLFAWNTCISCDGSAIFANNTVVQSNPDGKLYAIECADYSSPTIANNIVAFNAYGGIRVGTSATPTLSHNCVYDNNDRNYSGITPTSDINVNPLFVNIYNSDYHLASNSPCIDAGDDNEVDEDWLDLDCNFRQVDHVSGDTKVDIGAYEYPDTTAPSTPVVTDDGDYTSSCSSLHAIWTSSDLESGIVEYQYAIGTTSGGTDVLGWTSTGTTASVTKTGLSLTNGQIYYFTVKAKNGQGDWSSAGNSDGIIVGTGLRNGNFEEGLPGDPGVVADYWNKFTISGTPTFDDDSTYYHSASYSQKLTGSSWTGGVYQIVSNIAVGASYTASVWVMGENSDVKFRVGLNPYGCTDPTSASTVWSNETTATSWTQIEVSMTSLTQSMTVFVKAQNTSATPYSAYIDDAALERDSVHAWHQYSSLDYRREVVLNPSDSEREDVPLFVRIQAPDGLYVDTTSVTVDEITTGTAVSVDSDAWAQPSGKVAEVYFTATGTTQANTQRRFFVYYDLISNPVAYSWSNPNWGSYEEDDRESPEGDDYMRLESDVLGLERSWNQSTGKLRVDNYGTYSKIERLSDSWSPVNGFHNSYTATSGELQSNGVTPENLVSPNWQTDSSDTQVSLSFSFSNITPATPLNFPTHSAEETYRLIKGLPWCEFVMNVSDDVELLGGAWDPKTLYFNTSECGFDYMVSNKYTDQSISSQWYTDIKWLVVYDHTDENKKAVGWYMFKPGCLRTRDNSGTIEIFDTYEPGVDEDNTYRYLWVLGERDSIVDLFESMGTAWSIGEPEGHVTIAQPKEDDVYVPGDNIPIDIWNPFDAELTARWDRPTLSDISVALVETETGRLEGSYTVQSNEDWGIWTLEVLQGETVVASKEVEVLEGAAHPHVMFSQADVSSIQARKNTTHINEWTALQAHCNSIVNNTNDPLKIPTTGTDIRRYGNRLLALALAVKVDPAMSSYEAKMWEYFWTMLRYPNWYDDSTTLWYNNYQDLMAMHSLLALAIAYDWHYDKLDATERQEVRHRLVEYTKRSLEDLWQFDLEGIEYDLHNHIWIDYSGLAAIVYALEDEMDETLRSTWNNSCEDAWDRIMAALSEDGSNPEGVGYDCYGLEHLNRWVEMRRVANSELGYEDDPWFDNHSRWLLYSMLPGGSDNCGGFAPIGDSPQSGWNYPMAVVPLLARHLNDPIAQWLATELDQNINADDSPLRYLWYDPTVDVVDLDTLPNWACFKDENLHNGVDYSSGIFVWRSSWDNDATYFSLKCGRSLMDHAHPDTGSFILHRADVPYIVDYGYCYKKMTADHNVLLLEYDSPSAVVGQYGEGNTWFSDPENPGSDYWGSITQVLATGESENPGSFFDVVCNPTPAYNSDNAHLEEWTRECVGLGDLFLVRDTMEAEYGYEPEFQLFLHSFKSQSYYGSYEFVNDRLTTPWSGTGPWTISPRQGADDLDVIDLSEDTGWSGTLEAFYYVPGDNPNGGSNYPACSTFQFGGILRRDCESNATTSLVALCFDDETTTDWTILKWSSGNEGVHVTDIGGDVLDVLWPDSGSCTNSDGWTVTGTMTGRRYSGSDSPAFFAREATSVIDSSTTLLISDEPVSLYARMEHTPSQGNPNVAKMHTDTTGDVTLLCTNEPTTITLDGNPLSVTWNSGQLMFELPAGEHVLRCY, from the coding sequence ATGGAATGCAAGTCTCGTATTTTGGTAGTACTGGCAATATGTATTTTAGTGTTTTGGGCCGTATATGCCGAGGCCGCCGTTATTCGTGTCAAATCTGACGGCAACGATAACTATGACGGCTCAACTTGGGCATTGGCAAAGCAGAGCATCAACTCGGCACTTGGCGCGGCCTCAAGCGGCGATGAAATATGGGTGGCCGCAGGAACCAGCTATTCGATTTCCACCTCAGTTCCTGATGGCGTGAGTTTGTATGGAGGCTTCGAAGGAACTGAAAGCAGCCGCGATGATAGAGATTGGGCGACAAATCTCACGATAGTAACCAGCGGATCAGTCAGTGCGACAACCACAAGTGGTGAAATCGCAATTGATGGTTTCAAGTTCGCGGGTTGCGGTTCGCTTTCGTTTACATTTACTGGTGATGTAATATTCTCACACAATATACTTGCAGGCAATACGACGCCAAGTGACGAGACTCCTCTTATCACATGTTCTGGACCGGTCTTGCTTGCCAATAACCTCATATATGAAAATTCCTGCCGGCATGGAGATAGTTTTGTTGGAATCAAATGTTTATCCAATCAGGGCAGCCCGACTCTTACAAATAACACCATTTCTAACAACGGTAGAGAATGCGCTCTCGCAGTAGACAGTAGCAGCGCTGCGGCAGTTTTATCCAATAACATTATAAGAAGCGGTTGCGGTATATTAGGTAATGGCTATGTAGGGCTTGTCAACAATTGCGTTTACTGTCCCTGCGGCGAATATTTGGGTTTTGGTATATATTGGACTCCGCCGAGCACAGAAATTAATGCCAACCCACTCTTTGTCGATTCGGGCAATGATAACTATCATCTTGCATCTAGTTCTCCTTGTATAGATGCGGGTGAAGACACTGAGGTTAGCGCCGGTTGGGTCGATTTGGACAATGGCGAAAGGAAGGTCGATATCTCGTATGTATCTGGTGACGACATAGTGGATATCGGAGCCTACGAGTTCGCTGTTATCTACGTTAAGACCGATGGTGACGACGAGGACGACGGCTATAGCTGGAATACAGCAAAAGATACAGTTGACGGAGCGCTCGATATTGCGCAAAGCGGCGATGAGGTTTGGGTAGCAGCTGGAACGTATGATTATTCGATTTATGGTGTAACAATGCCTGCCGGTGTAATGCTACTCGGCGGCTTCGTCGGCACCGAGAATTCAAGAGACGCAAGAGATTGGGCGACTAATGTTACTTCTATTTCTTACTTTGAGGGAATCAGTATTGGCAGTGGAGCCACAGTCGACGGGTTCAATATCTATGGAGGAATTAGTTGCAGTGGAAGCTCCACATTCTCGCATAACATCTTGTCGAATTCAGGCATGTATGGAATGCTGCCGGCGCTAACATGCTCAGGCGATGATATAGTTGCCAACAACCTTTTCGCTTGGAACACTTGCATCTCATGCGATGGTTCCGCTATCTTTGCAAACAATACAGTTGTGCAATCAAACCCGGATGGGAAATTATACGCTATTGAGTGTGCGGACTATTCTTCACCGACGATAGCCAATAACATCGTCGCGTTCAACGCATATGGCGGTATAAGAGTCGGTACAAGCGCGACTCCGACGCTTTCGCACAACTGCGTTTATGATAACAACGACAGGAATTACAGCGGCATCACGCCGACTTCCGATATCAATGTCAATCCGCTGTTTGTGAACATATACAATAGTGACTACCATCTGGCATCCAACTCTCCGTGTATTGATGCGGGTGATGATAATGAGGTCGATGAGGATTGGCTTGATCTGGATTGCAATTTCAGGCAAGTTGACCATGTGTCAGGGGATACTAAAGTCGATATAGGCGCTTACGAGTATCCCGACACCACTGCGCCCAGTACGCCCGTTGTGACAGATGATGGTGATTATACATCTTCCTGCAGCAGTTTGCACGCCATTTGGACTTCCAGTGATCTCGAATCGGGCATAGTCGAGTATCAGTATGCAATCGGTACGACTTCGGGTGGGACTGATGTACTCGGCTGGACATCGACTGGTACGACTGCATCAGTCACTAAGACCGGCCTGAGTTTGACAAACGGACAGATCTACTATTTCACTGTGAAGGCAAAAAATGGCCAAGGCGACTGGAGCAGTGCAGGTAACAGCGATGGAATTATTGTTGGGACAGGCTTGAGAAATGGCAACTTCGAGGAGGGATTACCCGGTGACCCTGGAGTCGTGGCGGATTACTGGAACAAATTCACCATTTCTGGCACGCCAACGTTTGACGATGACAGTACCTATTATCATTCTGCAAGTTACTCTCAGAAGCTGACAGGATCGAGCTGGACCGGAGGTGTCTACCAGATAGTATCCAACATAGCCGTCGGCGCGAGCTACACAGCGTCCGTCTGGGTCATGGGCGAAAACAGTGACGTGAAGTTCCGGGTAGGATTGAACCCTTATGGCTGCACCGATCCGACATCGGCCAGCACAGTTTGGAGTAATGAGACCACAGCCACGTCCTGGACTCAAATCGAAGTGAGCATGACTTCTCTTACCCAGTCTATGACTGTGTTTGTGAAAGCGCAAAATACATCAGCAACTCCTTATTCGGCTTATATTGACGATGCTGCACTTGAGAGGGATTCAGTACATGCATGGCATCAGTATAGCAGCCTCGATTATCGTCGGGAGGTTGTTCTAAATCCATCTGACAGTGAGCGGGAAGATGTGCCACTTTTTGTGAGGATACAAGCGCCTGATGGGCTATACGTCGATACAACTTCAGTGACAGTCGATGAAATAACCACAGGAACTGCTGTATCTGTTGACTCTGACGCTTGGGCACAACCATCAGGAAAAGTAGCCGAGGTATATTTTACCGCTACAGGCACAACTCAGGCTAATACACAGCGGCGCTTTTTCGTCTACTATGACTTGATTAGCAACCCAGTAGCTTATTCGTGGAGTAACCCGAACTGGGGATCATATGAAGAGGATGATCGTGAGTCTCCAGAAGGTGATGATTACATGAGACTTGAGTCTGATGTCCTTGGGCTCGAGAGGTCGTGGAACCAATCCACTGGGAAACTTAGAGTGGACAACTATGGTACGTATTCCAAAATCGAGCGGTTGTCCGATAGCTGGTCACCAGTGAATGGTTTTCATAATTCATATACGGCGACAAGCGGTGAATTGCAAAGCAATGGCGTAACGCCTGAGAACCTAGTCTCACCTAATTGGCAAACGGACAGCTCTGACACCCAAGTTTCGCTGTCATTCAGCTTTTCCAACATTACACCTGCAACCCCGCTGAACTTTCCTACGCATTCTGCAGAGGAGACTTACAGGCTCATCAAAGGACTTCCGTGGTGTGAGTTTGTTATGAATGTGTCCGACGATGTCGAACTGCTTGGCGGAGCTTGGGACCCGAAGACGCTGTATTTCAATACCAGTGAATGCGGCTTTGACTACATGGTATCGAACAAGTATACAGATCAATCCATTTCGTCGCAGTGGTATACAGATATTAAATGGCTGGTTGTTTACGATCACACTGACGAAAATAAAAAAGCAGTTGGTTGGTATATGTTTAAGCCTGGTTGCCTACGCACAAGGGATAACAGCGGAACAATTGAAATATTTGACACCTATGAACCTGGAGTCGATGAGGACAACACTTACAGATACCTTTGGGTTCTTGGCGAACGCGATAGTATTGTAGATCTGTTCGAATCGATGGGCACTGCATGGAGCATTGGTGAACCCGAGGGACACGTAACTATTGCTCAACCTAAGGAAGATGATGTATATGTGCCAGGTGACAATATTCCCATTGATATATGGAATCCATTCGACGCGGAACTCACTGCCCGATGGGATCGCCCTACATTGTCTGATATATCGGTTGCTCTTGTTGAGACAGAGACGGGACGCCTTGAAGGATCATACACAGTGCAATCGAATGAAGATTGGGGAATATGGACGCTTGAAGTTCTGCAGGGTGAGACCGTCGTTGCATCAAAAGAAGTAGAAGTCCTGGAAGGCGCCGCCCATCCTCATGTTATGTTTTCACAAGCAGACGTTTCAAGTATACAAGCTCGAAAGAACACTACTCACATAAATGAGTGGACTGCTCTCCAAGCGCACTGCAACAGTATTGTAAACAATACCAATGATCCTTTGAAAATTCCTACCACCGGAACTGATATTCGCAGGTATGGAAACAGACTTCTCGCCTTAGCACTTGCTGTAAAGGTCGACCCGGCCATGTCATCGTATGAAGCAAAGATGTGGGAGTATTTCTGGACAATGTTGCGCTATCCCAACTGGTACGATGACTCCACAACTCTCTGGTACAATAACTACCAAGACCTTATGGCAATGCATTCCCTTCTCGCTCTTGCCATAGCGTATGACTGGCATTATGACAAATTGGATGCGACCGAGCGACAGGAAGTGCGTCATCGCTTGGTCGAATATACCAAACGTTCTCTGGAAGACTTATGGCAGTTTGACCTTGAGGGAATAGAATATGATCTTCACAATCATATATGGATTGACTACTCGGGGCTTGCCGCCATAGTATACGCGCTTGAAGATGAAATGGACGAGACTCTGCGATCCACTTGGAACAATAGTTGCGAGGACGCATGGGACAGGATAATGGCAGCACTCAGCGAAGATGGAAGCAATCCCGAAGGGGTTGGATACGATTGCTATGGCCTAGAGCACTTAAATCGATGGGTCGAGATGCGTCGTGTAGCGAACAGCGAGCTTGGTTATGAAGATGATCCATGGTTCGACAATCATAGTCGATGGCTATTGTACTCAATGTTGCCAGGGGGAAGTGACAACTGTGGAGGATTCGCTCCTATTGGTGATAGCCCTCAAAGTGGGTGGAACTATCCAATGGCAGTTGTACCTTTACTTGCACGTCATCTCAACGATCCGATTGCTCAATGGCTTGCAACAGAACTAGACCAGAACATCAATGCTGATGATTCACCTCTAAGATACCTCTGGTACGATCCTACAGTCGATGTTGTTGATCTGGACACGTTGCCAAATTGGGCATGTTTTAAAGATGAAAATTTGCACAATGGCGTTGATTATAGTAGCGGTATATTTGTCTGGCGATCCTCATGGGATAATGATGCAACTTATTTTTCTCTGAAGTGTGGGCGCAGTCTGATGGATCATGCGCATCCGGACACAGGTAGCTTTATCTTGCACCGTGCAGACGTTCCGTATATTGTCGACTATGGGTACTGCTACAAGAAAATGACAGCGGATCACAATGTGCTGCTTCTGGAATATGACAGTCCTTCTGCGGTTGTGGGGCAATACGGAGAAGGAAATACGTGGTTTAGCGATCCTGAAAATCCTGGCTCAGACTATTGGGGCAGCATCACCCAAGTACTTGCCACAGGGGAGAGCGAAAACCCTGGATCGTTCTTCGATGTGGTTTGTAATCCGACTCCCGCATATAATTCAGACAATGCTCATCTTGAAGAATGGACACGAGAATGCGTTGGATTAGGTGATCTCTTCCTTGTCCGCGACACAATGGAGGCAGAATATGGATATGAGCCAGAATTTCAACTATTTCTCCATTCGTTTAAGAGCCAGAGCTATTATGGGAGTTACGAGTTTGTAAATGATCGCCTTACAACACCGTGGAGCGGGACAGGCCCTTGGACAATCTCTCCACGACAAGGCGCCGATGATCTCGATGTCATAGACTTGTCTGAAGATACTGGTTGGTCAGGAACACTAGAGGCATTTTACTATGTCCCAGGCGATAATCCAAATGGAGGATCCAACTATCCTGCCTGCAGCACGTTCCAATTCGGAGGAATACTGCGTCGAGATTGCGAATCGAATGCGACCACTTCGCTGGTTGCTCTATGCTTCGACGACGAAACTACTACTGATTGGACGATTTTGAAATGGAGTAGTGGTAACGAAGGAGTCCATGTGACCGACATAGGTGGAGACGTTCTCGATGTGCTGTGGCCTGACAGTGGTTCGTGCACGAATTCGGATGGATGGACTGTAACAGGAACAATGACCGGACGAAGATATTCAGGATCTGATTCCCCGGCATTTTTTGCTCGAGAAGCAACTTCTGTGATTGACAGCAGCACAACTCTGTTAATTTCTGATGAACCCGTATCGTTATATGCTCGCATGGAACACACACCATCACAGGGTAATCCAAACGTAGCAAAGATGCATACAGACACTACTGGCGACGTGACATTACTCTGTACAAACGAGCCGACAACGATTACCTTGGATGGTAATCCTCTTTCGGTGACTTGGAACAGCGGACAACTTATGTTTGAGTTACCAGCAGGTGAGCACGTTCTTAGGTGCTACTAG